Proteins from a single region of Cytophagaceae bacterium:
- a CDS encoding elongation factor G: protein MAAFDTNHVRNIALLGHAGSGKTTFAESMLFESGTITRRGSVSQNNTVSDYHELEQKRGSSVFASLMHTTWHDYKINILDTPGYDDFVGEVISALRVADTGVMLLNAEMGVEVGTDIIWEYTEKFKTPMLFVVNHIDKANADFDRTLAEAKAHFGPNVVAVQYPVKPGPDYHQMIDVLNMVMYEYKPGGGKPEKKAIPADEKEKAEKLHQELVEAIAANDEGLMEKYFDQGELSEEEMKNGLHTSMIKHDIFPVFCTSAEQNMGVGRVMSYIDNVCPSASEMPPQITKSGKELKCDPNGPACIFIFKTIIEPHIGELSLFKVFSGKVKTGSELVNENTGVTEKLNQLLLVEGHNRIQVDELVAGDIGATIKLKSTHVNNTLHEKGANLELEPIQFPYPNMTLAISTVNPRDEEKLSNALHVMIEEDASFFYEVSPELKQTLIHVQGDLHLRMVEWKIQNIHKLEIHLENPKIPYRETIQAPAEAVYRHKKQSGGAGQFGEVSIKIEPWYEGMPDPKGLNVRGREEIELDWGGKLVFFNCIVGGAIDARFLPAILKGIMEKMHNGPLTGSYARDVRVSVFDGKMHPVDSNDISFKIAGSQAFRQAFIDAQPQLLEPMYKLETICPADYVGAVMGDIQVRMGIVEGIDAEGKFQKITAKVPLSNMHDYSSTLRGISQGRAKYSIEFSEYAPVAYDIQKKLTDEYNKKHSEDSE, encoded by the coding sequence ATGGCAGCATTTGATACCAACCATGTACGCAACATCGCCTTGCTTGGGCATGCCGGCTCAGGTAAAACTACCTTTGCCGAAAGCATGCTTTTCGAATCAGGAACCATCACCCGCAGAGGGTCAGTGTCCCAAAACAATACCGTAAGTGACTACCACGAACTGGAACAAAAACGCGGTAGCTCGGTTTTTGCCTCTTTAATGCATACTACATGGCATGACTATAAAATCAATATTCTCGATACTCCCGGTTACGACGACTTTGTGGGTGAGGTAATAAGTGCCCTCAGAGTGGCCGATACAGGCGTGATGCTGCTAAACGCCGAAATGGGAGTAGAAGTAGGAACTGATATTATTTGGGAATATACAGAGAAATTTAAAACACCGATGCTCTTTGTGGTTAATCATATCGACAAAGCCAATGCCGATTTTGACCGCACACTCGCCGAGGCTAAAGCTCACTTCGGACCTAACGTAGTGGCTGTGCAATATCCTGTAAAACCAGGTCCCGATTATCATCAGATGATTGATGTACTCAATATGGTAATGTATGAATACAAACCAGGCGGAGGAAAACCAGAGAAAAAAGCAATTCCGGCAGATGAAAAAGAAAAAGCCGAAAAATTACATCAGGAGTTGGTGGAAGCTATCGCTGCCAACGACGAAGGTTTGATGGAAAAATACTTTGATCAGGGAGAATTATCAGAGGAAGAAATGAAAAATGGCCTTCATACTTCTATGATCAAGCATGACATCTTCCCGGTTTTCTGTACTTCTGCCGAGCAAAATATGGGTGTTGGACGAGTTATGAGTTATATCGACAACGTGTGCCCTTCTGCCAGCGAAATGCCACCTCAAATCACGAAATCAGGAAAAGAATTAAAATGTGATCCCAATGGCCCTGCTTGCATATTTATTTTCAAAACTATCATAGAGCCACATATTGGCGAGTTGAGCTTATTTAAAGTTTTCTCAGGAAAAGTAAAAACCGGCTCAGAGTTGGTAAATGAAAATACCGGCGTAACCGAAAAACTCAATCAGCTGCTTTTGGTCGAAGGTCACAACAGGATACAAGTAGATGAATTGGTTGCCGGTGACATAGGGGCTACCATCAAACTCAAATCTACCCATGTCAACAATACTTTGCACGAAAAAGGTGCGAACCTGGAATTGGAACCAATACAGTTTCCTTACCCTAACATGACTTTGGCGATTTCAACTGTCAATCCAAGAGATGAAGAAAAATTGTCAAATGCCCTCCATGTGATGATTGAAGAAGACGCCTCATTTTTCTACGAAGTTTCTCCAGAGTTAAAACAAACTTTGATTCATGTGCAGGGAGATCTTCATCTTAGAATGGTAGAATGGAAAATTCAGAATATCCATAAACTCGAAATCCATCTCGAAAATCCCAAAATCCCTTATCGTGAAACTATCCAGGCTCCAGCGGAGGCTGTATATCGCCATAAAAAACAAAGTGGTGGTGCCGGACAGTTTGGTGAAGTTTCCATAAAAATCGAGCCCTGGTATGAAGGCATGCCTGACCCTAAAGGACTGAATGTAAGAGGCAGAGAAGAAATAGAACTAGATTGGGGCGGTAAACTTGTATTCTTTAACTGTATTGTGGGTGGAGCCATTGATGCCCGTTTCTTACCGGCCATTTTGAAAGGTATAATGGAAAAAATGCACAATGGACCATTGACCGGCTCTTACGCCCGCGATGTACGTGTAAGTGTTTTTGATGGTAAAATGCACCCGGTAGATAGCAATGATATTTCATTCAAAATCGCCGGTTCACAAGCATTCCGTCAGGCATTTATTGATGCTCAACCTCAGCTTCTGGAGCCAATGTATAAATTGGAAACAATATGCCCTGCTGACTATGTTGGAGCAGTGATGGGTGATATTCAGGTTAGAATGGGTATCGTTGAAGGTATTGATGCTGAAGGTAAATTCCAGAAAATTACCGCCAAAGTACCCCTTTCCAATATGCACGATTATTCTTCTACATTGAGAGGTATCAGTCAGGGACGTGCCAAATACAGTATTGAGTTTTCTGAATATGCACCTGTTGCTTATGATATTCAGAAAAAACTTACTGATGAGTACAATAAAAAACACTCTGAAGATTCAGAATAA